One part of the Glycine max cultivar Williams 82 chromosome 14, Glycine_max_v4.0, whole genome shotgun sequence genome encodes these proteins:
- the LOC100809739 gene encoding putative adenylate cyclase 3 translates to MDKTVKDNSAWNDIVLQGVMVLVMVLSYFFMHDVPKKLWAKLRLSNRADIQAKRHFVQGAQLLARARASKSKALAKEAQAQAQRAIALDPSDAAPHLLKALALDFLGLRSAALDSLDEALSPAAAKSLSDSERGDALLKRAELRLGTSQRGRVDSALADLTESVRLSPNNAKAFFALGDCYERKKMNDDAIRAYGTALELEPQFHAAEQALNRLDSSPMNN, encoded by the coding sequence ATGGATAAAACGGTGAAAGACAACTCAGCGTGGAACGACATCGTTTTGCAGGGGGTCATGGTTCTGGTGATGGTCCTCTCCTACTTCTTCATGCACGACGTGCCCAAGAAGCTGTGGGCCAAGCTCCGTCTAAGCAACCGCGCCGACATCCAAGCCAAGCGCCACTTCGTCCAAGGGGCCCAGCTCCTGGCCCGGGCCCGCGCCTCCAAGTCCAAGGCCCTCGCCAAGGAGGCCCAGGCCCAGGCTCAGCGCGCCATCGCCCTCGACCCGAGCGACGCCGCGCCGCACCTCCTCAAGGCCCTCGCCTTAGACTTCCTGGGCCTCCGCTCCGCTGCGCTGGACTCGCTCGACGAGGCGCTCTCCCCCGCCGCCGCGAAGTCCCTCTCGGACTCGGAGCGCGGCGACGCGCTCCTCAAGCGCGCCGAGTTGAGACTCGGCACGAGCCAGCGCGGCCGAGTCGACTCGGCACTCGCGGACTTGACCGAGTCGGTGAGGCTCAGCCCGAATAACGCTAAGGCATTTTTCGCGCTGGGGGATTGCTACGAGCGGAAGAAGATGAACGATGATGCTATTAGGGCGTACGGGACGGCTCTTGAATTGGAACCCCAATTCCATGCTGCGGAACAAGCCCTAAACAGGTTGGATTCTTCGCCCATGAACAATTGA